A window from Camelus dromedarius isolate mCamDro1 chromosome 9, mCamDro1.pat, whole genome shotgun sequence encodes these proteins:
- the PPM1N gene encoding probable protein phosphatase 1N, whose product MEALARLLERLLWPSRKEEEAEEEEEEEGRSPDGPQSLLDAPRCAQRPHGGVAASCALSFGASSVQGWRAHMEDAHCAWLALPGVPPGWSFFAVLDGHGGARAALFGARHLPGHVLDALGPAPHEPEGVCKALRHAFLSADARLHALWPRGEPGGSTAVALLISPCFLYLAHCGDSRAVLSRAGAVAFSTEDHRPLHPRERERIHDAGGTILRRRLKGSLAVSRALGDFAYKEVPGRPPELQLVSAEPEVTALARQAEDEFMLLASDGVWDAMSGTALAGLVASRLCLGLAPELLFAQLLDTCLCKGSLDNMTCILVCFPGAPRPCEEAIRKKLALDAALGHRVAELCTSTQEPPSLNTVFRTLASENIPDLPPGGGLYCKATVIAEAYSEFCQASAERWVKGHNGAGPPAGTLSSSALDLEA is encoded by the exons ATGGAGGCCCTTGCCCGCCTGCTGGAGCGTCTTCTCTGGCCATCTCGCAAGGAAGaagaggcggaggaggaggaggaagaggaggggaggtcTCCGGACGGGCCTCAATCCCTTCTGGACGCGCCGCGCTGCGCCCAGCGGCCTCATGGGGGTGTGGCGGCGTCGTGTGCCCTGAGCTTCGGGGCGAGCTCAGTGCAAGGCTGGCGAGCACACATGGAGGACGCGCATTGCGCTTGGCTCGCGCTACCTGGGGTGCCCCCAGGCTGGTCTTTCTTCGCAGTCCTTGACGGCCACGGCGGGGCGCGAGCCGCCCTCTTTGGCGCGCGCCACCTGCCGGGCCACGTGCTCGATGCTCTGGGCCCCGCGCCCCACGAGCCGGAGGGCGTGTGCAAAGCGCTGCGCCACGCCTTCCTGAGCGCAGACGCACGCCTGCACGCGCTCTGGCCCCGCGGCGAGCCCGGCGGCTCCACCGCTGTGGCATTGCTGATTTCCCCGTGCTTTCTGTACCTGGCGCACTGTGGTGACTCCCGCGCGGTGCTGAGTCGCGCCGGCGCCGTGGCCTTCAGCACCGAGGACCACCGGCCTCTCCATCCCAGGGAACGCGAGCGCATCCACGACGCAGGCGGCACCATCCTCCGCCGGCGCCTCAAGGGTTCTCTAGCAGTATCGCGAGCACTAGGAGACTTTGCTTACAAAGAGGTTCCAGGAAGGCCCCCTGAACTGCAGCTCGTTTCCGCGGAGCCTGAGGTGACCGCCCTGGCACGCCAGGCCGAGGATGAGTTCATGCTCTTGGCCTCTGATGGAGTGTGGGACGCGATGTCTGGCACTGCCCTGGCGGGACTGGTGGCATCGCGCCTCTGCTTGGGCTTGGCTCCAGAGCTTCTCTTCGCGCAGCTGTTGGACACGTGTCTATGTAAG GGCAGCCTGGACAACATGACCTGCATCCTGGTCTGCTTCCCGGGGGCCCCCAGGCCTTGTGAGGAGGCCATCAGGAAGAAGCTAGCACTGGACGCAGCTCTGGGACACAGGGTTGCAG AGCTATGTACCTCTACCCAGGAGCCTCCCAGCCTGAACACAGTTTTCAGGACTCTGGCCTCTGAGAACATCCCAGATTTGCCTCCTGGGGGAGGGCTCTACTGCAA GGCCACAGTCATTGCTGAAGCTTATTCTGAGTTCTGCCAGGCCTCAGCAGAGCGCTGGGTG AAGGGGCACAATGGGGCTGGGCCACCCGCTGGCACCCTTTCAAGCTCTGCCTTGGACTTGGAGGCCTGA